Proteins from a genomic interval of Pseudomonas paeninsulae:
- a CDS encoding cation-transporting P-type ATPase — MDTPPPVHAETAWHTLDAQQALDALHSSQSGLAEGEAAQRLQRYGANRLPPPKRRSALLRLLLQFHNLLLYMMIAASAVTALLGHWIDTAVILSVVLINALIGFIQEGKAEHALDAIRDMLSLHAMVVRAGERREIPAEQLVLGDIVSLVSGDKVPADLRLLRVKNFNVEEAALTGESVPVEKSIDPNKADAVLGDRRCMAYSGTLVSSGQALGLVVATASATELGRIGSMLQQVQTVSTPLLRQIDGFSRWLTVALLVFAIGTFALGTLWRGQDPAEMFMMVVALTVAAIPEGLPAIMTVILALGVQRMARHNAIVRRLPAVETLGSVTVICSDKTGTLTRNEMTVQRLVSAQRIVDVSGVGYAPEGGFHLAGQPLATDQALLDIGRAALLCNDARLEEDAAGNWVLHGDPTEGALATLALKCGLDPLTLQAELPRSDAIPFESEHRFMATLHHDHSGHGVIYLKGAPERLLEICSKQRTGDGDQPLDPDFWRRQATDLAAHGLRLLAIASRPADAEQRNLSFADVEQGFTLLALFGIIDPPRAEAIAAVAECRRAGISVKMITGDHVETARAIGAQLGIGIDRPALTGAEIELLDERSLRELLPSIEVFARASPEHKLRLVQAMQANGEVVAMTGDGVNDAPALKRADVGVAMGHKGTEAAKEAAAVVLTDDNFATIANAVREGRSIYDNLKKFILFVLPTNGGEALIVIAAILFQLTLPLTPAQVLWINMVTSITLALALAFEPSEQGLMTRPPRPPGEPLLSGFFVWRVLMVSLLMMAGALGLFLWELQHGNSLEGARTMAVNTVVMCEMFYLLNSRHIFDSVLNRQGLLGNPKVLLAIAVCLLLQLLFTYAAPLQRVFGSIGLTAAEWLRVLLAGLLLFSVAELEKAVIRRFRLHPQALKRQ, encoded by the coding sequence ATGGACACACCGCCACCTGTCCACGCCGAAACGGCCTGGCACACCCTCGACGCGCAGCAGGCCCTGGATGCCCTGCACAGTAGCCAAAGCGGCCTCGCCGAGGGTGAGGCGGCGCAACGCTTGCAACGCTACGGGGCCAATCGCCTGCCACCGCCCAAACGGCGCAGCGCGCTGCTACGTCTGTTGCTGCAATTCCACAACCTGTTGCTGTACATGATGATCGCGGCGTCTGCGGTCACCGCCCTGCTCGGCCACTGGATAGACACCGCGGTGATTCTCTCAGTGGTTTTGATCAATGCGCTGATCGGCTTCATCCAGGAGGGCAAGGCGGAGCACGCCCTGGATGCCATTCGCGACATGCTGTCGCTGCATGCCATGGTCGTGCGCGCTGGCGAACGCCGGGAAATACCTGCCGAACAACTGGTGCTGGGGGATATCGTCAGCCTGGTTTCCGGGGACAAGGTACCGGCCGACCTGCGCCTGCTCAGGGTAAAAAACTTCAACGTCGAGGAAGCCGCGCTGACCGGCGAGTCGGTGCCAGTGGAGAAATCCATCGACCCCAACAAAGCCGACGCGGTGCTCGGCGACCGCCGCTGCATGGCCTACTCGGGCACCCTGGTGAGCAGCGGCCAGGCCCTCGGCCTGGTGGTTGCCACCGCCAGCGCCACCGAACTGGGGCGCATCGGCAGCATGCTGCAACAGGTGCAGACGGTATCCACGCCACTACTGCGGCAGATCGACGGTTTCAGCCGCTGGTTGACCGTGGCCCTACTGGTCTTCGCCATCGGCACCTTCGCCCTCGGCACGCTGTGGCGCGGCCAGGATCCGGCCGAGATGTTCATGATGGTAGTGGCGCTGACCGTCGCCGCGATTCCAGAAGGGCTGCCGGCGATCATGACGGTTATTCTCGCCCTCGGTGTGCAACGCATGGCCCGCCACAATGCCATCGTACGGCGCCTGCCGGCGGTGGAAACCCTTGGTTCGGTCACAGTAATCTGCTCAGACAAGACCGGCACCCTGACCCGCAACGAGATGACCGTGCAGCGCCTGGTCAGCGCCCAGCGGATCGTCGATGTGAGCGGTGTCGGCTACGCCCCCGAGGGCGGATTTCATCTCGCTGGCCAGCCCCTGGCAACCGATCAGGCCCTGCTCGACATCGGCCGCGCAGCCCTGTTATGCAACGATGCTCGCCTTGAGGAAGACGCCGCCGGCAACTGGGTGCTGCATGGCGACCCCACCGAGGGCGCGCTCGCCACCCTGGCCTTGAAATGCGGCCTGGACCCTCTGACCCTGCAGGCAGAACTGCCACGTAGCGACGCCATTCCCTTCGAGTCGGAACACCGCTTCATGGCCACCCTGCACCATGACCACAGTGGCCATGGCGTGATCTACCTGAAAGGCGCGCCCGAGCGGCTGCTGGAAATATGCAGTAAACAGCGCACTGGCGACGGCGACCAGCCGCTCGACCCGGATTTCTGGCGTCGCCAGGCCACTGACCTGGCCGCCCACGGCCTGCGCCTGCTGGCCATTGCCAGCCGCCCGGCCGACGCCGAGCAACGCAACCTGAGTTTTGCCGATGTCGAGCAAGGCTTCACCCTGCTGGCCCTGTTCGGCATTATCGACCCGCCGCGCGCAGAGGCGATCGCCGCAGTGGCCGAGTGTCGGCGCGCCGGCATCTCGGTGAAGATGATCACCGGCGACCACGTCGAAACCGCCCGCGCCATCGGTGCGCAACTGGGCATCGGCATCGACCGCCCGGCCCTGACCGGCGCCGAAATCGAGCTGCTCGACGAGCGCAGCCTGCGCGAACTACTGCCCAGCATCGAGGTGTTCGCCCGCGCCAGCCCGGAACACAAGCTGCGCTTGGTGCAGGCCATGCAAGCCAACGGCGAAGTGGTGGCAATGACCGGTGACGGGGTCAATGATGCGCCAGCACTGAAGCGCGCGGATGTCGGCGTGGCCATGGGCCACAAGGGCACCGAGGCGGCCAAGGAAGCCGCGGCAGTAGTACTCACCGACGACAACTTCGCCACTATCGCCAATGCCGTGCGCGAAGGCCGCTCGATCTACGACAACCTGAAGAAATTCATCCTGTTCGTCCTGCCGACCAACGGCGGCGAAGCCTTGATCGTGATCGCCGCGATCCTGTTCCAGTTGACCCTGCCACTGACCCCGGCCCAGGTGCTGTGGATCAACATGGTCACCTCCATCACCCTGGCCCTGGCACTGGCCTTCGAACCGTCCGAACAGGGACTGATGACGCGCCCGCCGCGCCCCCCAGGCGAACCGCTGCTCTCGGGCTTTTTCGTCTGGCGCGTGCTGATGGTGTCACTACTGATGATGGCCGGCGCCCTCGGTTTATTTCTCTGGGAACTGCAGCACGGGAACAGCCTGGAAGGTGCCCGGACCATGGCGGTGAACACCGTGGTGATGTGCGAGATGTTCTACCTGCTGAACAGCCGGCATATCTTCGACTCGGTGCTCAATCGTCAGGGGTTGCTGGGCAATCCCAAGGTGTTGTTGGCCATCGCCGTGTGTCTGCTGCTGCAACTGCTGTTCACCTATGCAGCGCCCCTGCAGCGAGTATTCGGCTCCATCGGCCTGACTGCCGCTGAATGGTTGCGGGTGCTGCTGGCCGGTTTGCTGCTGTTCAGCGTGGCGGAGCTGGAGAAAGCCGTGATCCGCCGTTTTCGCTTGCATCCCCAGGCGTTGAAGCGCCAGTAG
- a CDS encoding acyl-CoA dehydrogenase middle domain-containing protein has translation MPWQTLLQTHQRLPAASSLEAWYAALLTRLGRPSPFALALLGGRLAATPGLAFLAGYQGALRGLWPSAPWSLGALCVTENKSVRPADMQTRLSDLLLHGRKDFVTAGDAADWLLVAAREGPPAQPVRLALGVVRNGDPGVRVEVLPSLPLMPDIGHARLHLDGAHCERLAGDGWDDYVKPFRSIEDLHVLTAVGAWLYGVGQDSDWPQALQLRLLGLLAGCAEVARQGPAQPATHLLLAGLFAQFAALDAELHAAFAAGPADWAALWQRDRSLLALAASARGKRLAKAQTALGLGS, from the coding sequence ATGCCCTGGCAAACCCTGTTGCAAACCCATCAACGCCTGCCGGCCGCCAGCAGCCTGGAGGCCTGGTATGCCGCGCTCTTGACGCGGCTGGGCAGGCCATCGCCCTTCGCGTTGGCCTTGCTCGGCGGGCGTTTGGCGGCGACGCCGGGGCTGGCCTTCCTCGCCGGTTATCAAGGCGCCCTGCGGGGGCTCTGGCCGTCCGCACCCTGGTCGCTGGGCGCGCTCTGTGTCACCGAGAATAAAAGCGTGCGCCCGGCGGATATGCAGACCCGACTAAGCGACCTGCTGTTGCATGGCCGCAAGGATTTCGTCACGGCAGGCGATGCCGCCGACTGGCTGCTGGTCGCCGCCCGCGAAGGGCCGCCGGCGCAACCGGTGCGCTTGGCCCTGGGCGTGGTGCGCAATGGCGATCCCGGGGTGCGCGTCGAGGTGCTGCCGAGCTTGCCCCTGATGCCCGATATCGGCCACGCCCGCCTGCATCTGGATGGCGCCCACTGCGAGCGCCTGGCCGGCGATGGTTGGGACGACTACGTGAAGCCGTTTCGCAGCATCGAAGATCTGCACGTGCTGACCGCCGTGGGCGCCTGGCTGTATGGCGTGGGGCAGGACTCGGACTGGCCGCAGGCATTGCAGTTGCGCCTGCTCGGCCTGCTCGCCGGCTGCGCCGAAGTGGCCCGGCAAGGCCCGGCGCAACCCGCCACGCACCTGCTGCTGGCTGGGTTGTTCGCCCAGTTCGCCGCACTCGACGCCGAGTTGCACGCGGCCTTCGCTGCCGGGCCGGCGGATTGGGCGGCCTTGTGGCAGCGCGACCGCAGCCTGCTGGCGCTTGCCGCCTCCGCGCGCGGCAAGCGCCTGGCTAAAGCCCAGACCGCCTTGGGCCTGGGTTCGTAG
- a CDS encoding lysophospholipid acyltransferase family protein encodes MNKLRLYLRMLRLLAIIGLVTPLAGMLSLLERLLGHELMGLRQRMSRWFFARMSKALPFRLSVHGELPQEPMLWVSNHISWTDIPLLGMLAPLSFLSKAEVRSWPLAGWLAHQAGTLFIRRGAGDSNLLNQQLGHHLGQGRPLLIFPEGTTTDGLALRTFHGRLLSSAIDTGVALQPVAIRYLRDGQPCMTTPFIGDDDMLSHLLRLLASDPIDVQIRLLQPIASATLNRNQLARRAHAAVASALAADSEAPAQAA; translated from the coding sequence ATGAACAAGCTGCGCCTGTACCTGCGAATGCTGCGCCTGCTCGCCATCATCGGCCTGGTCACCCCGCTGGCCGGGATGCTGAGTCTACTGGAGCGTTTGCTGGGGCATGAGCTGATGGGCCTGCGCCAGCGCATGAGCCGCTGGTTCTTTGCGCGCATGAGCAAGGCCCTGCCATTTCGCCTGAGCGTGCACGGCGAACTGCCGCAGGAACCGATGCTGTGGGTCAGTAACCACATCTCCTGGACCGATATCCCGCTGCTCGGCATGCTCGCGCCGCTGTCGTTCCTGTCCAAGGCCGAGGTGCGCTCCTGGCCGCTGGCCGGCTGGCTGGCACACCAGGCCGGCACCCTGTTCATCCGCCGCGGCGCGGGCGACAGCAATTTGCTCAACCAACAACTCGGCCACCACCTGGGACAAGGCCGACCGTTGCTGATCTTCCCGGAAGGCACCACCACCGACGGCCTGGCCCTGCGTACCTTCCACGGCCGCCTGCTGAGCAGCGCCATCGATACCGGGGTGGCGCTGCAACCGGTCGCCATCCGCTACCTGCGCGACGGCCAGCCCTGCATGACCACGCCCTTTATCGGTGACGACGACATGCTCTCGCACCTGTTGCGCCTGCTCGCCAGTGACCCGATCGACGTGCAGATTCGTCTGCTGCAACCGATTGCCAGCGCCACGCTGAATCGCAACCAACTGGCACGCCGTGCCCACGCCGCCGTGGCCAGCGCCCTGGCGGCGGACAGCGAGGCGCCAGCTCAGGCCGCATGA
- a CDS encoding alkene reductase: MPTLFDPIKIGELELANRIIMAPLTRTRADAGRVPNALMAEYYVQRASAGLIISEATAVTPMGVGYPDTPGIWSDAQVRGWSNITKAVHANGGKIVLQLWHVGRISHPSYLNGAAPVAPSAIAPAGHVSLVRPITEYVTPRALETEEIADIVEAYRQGAENAKAAGFDGVEIHGANGYLLDQFLQDSTNQRSDRYGGSLENRARLMLEVTDAVISVWGAGRVGMHLAPRADSHDMGDSQRAETFTYIARELGKRGIAFICAREKEADDSLASSLKQAFGGVFIANERFTKAQANAWLESGKADAVAFGIPFIANPDLPARLAEDAELNEPQPATFYGSGPVGYIDYPRL; encoded by the coding sequence ATGCCTACGCTTTTCGACCCGATCAAGATCGGCGAGCTGGAGCTCGCCAACCGCATCATCATGGCGCCGCTGACCCGCACTCGCGCCGACGCAGGGCGCGTGCCCAACGCGCTGATGGCCGAGTACTACGTGCAGCGCGCCTCCGCCGGTCTGATCATCAGCGAGGCCACCGCGGTCACGCCGATGGGCGTTGGCTACCCGGACACCCCCGGCATCTGGTCCGATGCGCAGGTACGCGGCTGGAGCAATATCACCAAGGCAGTGCATGCCAATGGCGGCAAGATCGTCCTGCAGCTGTGGCATGTCGGGCGCATCTCCCACCCCAGTTACCTGAATGGCGCCGCCCCGGTTGCGCCCAGCGCCATCGCACCGGCCGGCCATGTCAGCCTGGTGCGTCCAATCACTGAATACGTCACCCCGCGCGCCCTGGAGACCGAGGAAATCGCCGATATCGTCGAGGCTTATCGCCAGGGTGCGGAGAACGCCAAGGCCGCCGGGTTTGACGGTGTGGAAATCCACGGCGCCAACGGCTACCTGCTCGACCAGTTCCTCCAGGACAGCACCAACCAGCGCAGCGACCGCTACGGCGGCTCCCTGGAAAACCGCGCGCGACTGATGCTGGAAGTCACCGATGCGGTGATTTCGGTGTGGGGCGCCGGCCGGGTCGGCATGCACCTGGCGCCGCGCGCAGACAGCCACGACATGGGCGACAGCCAGCGCGCCGAAACCTTCACCTACATTGCCCGCGAACTGGGCAAGCGCGGCATCGCCTTTATCTGTGCCCGCGAGAAGGAAGCCGATGACAGCCTGGCTTCGAGTCTCAAGCAAGCCTTCGGGGGCGTGTTCATCGCCAACGAGCGCTTCACCAAGGCGCAGGCCAACGCCTGGCTGGAAAGCGGCAAGGCCGATGCCGTGGCCTTCGGCATTCCCTTTATCGCCAACCCGGACCTGCCCGCCCGCCTCGCCGAGGACGCCGAATTAAATGAACCGCAGCCGGCAACCTTTTATGGTTCCGGGCCGGTTGGCTATATCGATTACCCACGGTTGTAA
- a CDS encoding acyl carrier protein phosphodiesterase, with translation MNYLAHLHLGGDAPAQLLGSLYGDFVKGRLAGQWPADIEAAIVLHRRIDAFTDSHALLAQARARFPAERRRYAGILLDLFFDHCLALNWPDYADEPLAQFTGRVYQILADEPILPERLALIAPRMAAQDWLGSYRDFAVLEQVIAGMGRRLSRPGVLDGSLLELERLYVPLSADFRAFYPELLEFVGTQLTAAGR, from the coding sequence ATGAACTACCTCGCTCATCTGCATCTTGGCGGCGACGCGCCGGCGCAACTGCTTGGCAGCCTGTATGGCGATTTCGTCAAAGGCCGGCTGGCCGGGCAGTGGCCCGCGGATATCGAAGCCGCGATCGTCCTGCACCGGCGCATCGATGCCTTTACCGACAGCCATGCGCTGCTGGCCCAGGCCCGGGCGCGCTTTCCCGCCGAGCGGCGACGCTATGCCGGAATCCTCCTGGACCTGTTCTTCGACCACTGCTTGGCGCTGAATTGGCCGGATTACGCCGACGAGCCGCTGGCGCAATTCACCGGGCGGGTGTATCAGATCTTGGCCGACGAGCCGATTTTGCCCGAGCGCCTGGCCCTGATTGCGCCGCGCATGGCGGCCCAGGACTGGCTCGGCAGCTACCGCGATTTCGCCGTGCTGGAGCAGGTGATTGCCGGTATGGGCCGGCGGCTGTCACGGCCCGGTGTGCTGGATGGCAGCCTGCTCGAGCTGGAGCGTCTGTATGTGCCGCTGAGTGCGGACTTTCGCGCCTTCTACCCCGAGTTGCTCGAGTTCGTGGGTACACAGTTGACGGCGGCAGGCAGATAG
- the olsB gene encoding L-ornithine N(alpha)-acyltransferase: MTQMAITRDRTTPARRLQAERLVGPAALREAQALRFRVFSAEFDAKLKGAELGLDMDDYDIHCQHIGVRDLNSGLLVATTRLLDHQAAAGLGRFYSEEEFSLHGLPHLQGPVLEIGRTCVDSAYRNGATIAVLWGELAEVLNQGDYRYLMGCASISMQDGGIQAQAIMQRLRERYLCTEHLRAEPKTPLPALEVPSNVIAEMPPLLKAYMRLGAKICGEPCWDPDFQVADVFILLKRDELCPRYARHFKAAV, from the coding sequence ATGACCCAGATGGCAATCACCCGCGACCGCACCACCCCAGCACGTCGCTTGCAGGCCGAGCGTCTAGTCGGCCCCGCTGCCCTGCGTGAAGCCCAGGCCCTGCGCTTTCGCGTATTCAGCGCCGAGTTCGATGCCAAGCTCAAGGGTGCCGAACTCGGTCTGGATATGGATGACTACGACATTCACTGCCAGCACATCGGCGTGCGTGACCTGAACAGCGGCCTGCTGGTAGCCACCACCCGTCTGCTCGATCATCAGGCCGCCGCCGGCTTGGGCCGGTTCTACAGTGAAGAGGAGTTCAGCCTGCACGGCCTGCCGCACCTGCAAGGCCCGGTGCTGGAAATCGGCCGCACCTGCGTCGATAGCGCCTACCGCAACGGCGCCACCATCGCCGTGCTCTGGGGCGAACTGGCCGAAGTCCTCAACCAGGGCGATTACCGCTACCTGATGGGCTGCGCCAGCATCTCCATGCAGGACGGCGGCATCCAGGCCCAGGCGATCATGCAGCGCCTGCGCGAACGCTACCTGTGCACCGAACACCTGCGGGCCGAGCCGAAGACCCCGCTGCCGGCCCTGGAGGTGCCGAGCAACGTCATCGCCGAGATGCCACCCCTGCTCAAGGCCTACATGCGCCTGGGTGCAAAAATATGCGGCGAACCGTGCTGGGATCCCGATTTTCAGGTGGCCGACGTGTTCATCCTGCTCAAGCGCGACGAACTCTGTCCACGCTACGCCCGCCACTTCAAGGCGGCAGTCTGA
- a CDS encoding amino acid ABC transporter ATP-binding protein — protein MSVANKQTSAEAMILMEGVHKWYGEFHVLKDINLSVKPGERIVLCGPSGSGKSTAIRCINRLEEHQQGRIVVDGTELTHDLKHIEMVRREVGMVFQHFNLFPHLTVLQNCTLAPMWVRKMSKRQAEEVAMHFLERVRIPEQANKFPGQLSGGQQQRVAIARALCMKPKIMLFDEPTSALDPEMVKEVLDTMVGLAEDGMTMLCVTHEMGFARTVANRVLFLDKGEVVEEADPETFFNSPQNERTKLFLSQILH, from the coding sequence ATGTCTGTAGCAAACAAACAAACCAGCGCTGAAGCGATGATCCTGATGGAAGGCGTGCACAAGTGGTACGGCGAGTTCCATGTGCTCAAGGACATCAATCTGAGTGTCAAACCGGGTGAACGTATCGTCCTCTGCGGTCCATCCGGCTCCGGCAAGTCGACGGCCATTCGCTGTATCAATCGCCTGGAAGAGCACCAGCAAGGGCGTATCGTGGTCGATGGCACCGAACTGACCCATGACCTCAAGCACATCGAGATGGTTCGGCGCGAAGTGGGCATGGTGTTCCAGCACTTCAACCTGTTCCCGCACCTCACCGTGCTGCAGAACTGCACGTTGGCGCCGATGTGGGTGCGCAAGATGTCCAAACGTCAGGCCGAAGAGGTTGCCATGCACTTCCTCGAGCGTGTGCGGATTCCCGAGCAGGCCAATAAATTTCCGGGGCAACTCTCCGGTGGTCAGCAGCAGCGGGTAGCCATCGCTCGTGCGCTGTGCATGAAGCCGAAAATCATGTTGTTCGATGAGCCGACCTCGGCACTCGACCCGGAAATGGTCAAGGAGGTTCTGGACACCATGGTCGGTCTGGCCGAAGACGGCATGACCATGCTCTGCGTAACCCACGAGATGGGCTTTGCCCGCACCGTAGCGAACCGCGTGCTGTTCCTCGACAAGGGCGAGGTTGTCGAAGAGGCCGACCCCGAAACTTTCTTCAACAGCCCGCAGAACGAGCGTACCAAGTTGTTCCTCAGCCAGATCCTGCACTGA
- a CDS encoding ArsR/SmtB family transcription factor produces MPIDIDDVIKALAHPVRRDILHWLKDPQAYFADQDHPLENGVCAGKIDQRTGLSQSTVSVHLATLQRAGLVTSKKVGQWHFFKRNEETIQAFLRHLSQEL; encoded by the coding sequence ATGCCCATCGACATCGATGACGTGATCAAAGCCCTGGCCCACCCGGTGCGCCGCGACATCCTGCACTGGCTGAAGGACCCACAGGCGTACTTCGCCGACCAGGACCACCCGCTGGAGAACGGCGTGTGTGCCGGCAAGATCGACCAACGCACCGGATTGTCGCAATCGACGGTATCGGTCCATCTGGCGACCCTGCAACGGGCCGGCCTGGTGACCAGCAAGAAGGTTGGCCAGTGGCACTTCTTCAAACGCAACGAAGAAACCATTCAGGCGTTTCTGCGCCATCTCAGCCAAGAGCTCTAA